Part of the Geobacter pickeringii genome, GACACTCCGGGGGTACGGCGTCCGCCTTGTGGTGCTGGCCGGCTTCATGAGAATCATAACGCCGGTCCTCCTCGAAGCGTTCCCCCTTTCGATCATGAACATCCATCCAGCGCTTCTTCCCGCATTCCCCGGACTCCACGCCCAAAGGCAGGCGCTCCAGTACGGGGCAAAGATTTCCGGCTGTACGGTTCATTTCGTGGACGAAGGAACGGATACGGGCCCCATTGTTATCCAGGCGGCTGTGCCGGTCATGGGCAATGATACCGAGGAGACGCTTGCCGCCAGGATCCAGGTTGAAGAGCATCGCATCTACCCCCAAGCGGTCAGACTCTTCGCGGAAGGCCGGCTGCAGGTTGTGGGCCGCAAAGTAACCATTACCGATGTGATCAGTACCCAATCATGACGAAAGTCAGCATTTCACCGATGGCTGCAGCCTATGCTCATGCGGGGAAAGGGAACGTGATATGAACAGGGTCATTATCCTTCTGATTGCATCTTTGTGGTGGGCATCGCTGGCAGCGGGTGCGGACACCCTCGTGTTCCCATCCAAAAATGGAAACGTTGCGTTCAATCACAAAAAGCACAACGACATGTTGCGTGAATGCAGATTTTGCCACGACAAGTCCCCGGGCAGAATCGCCGGCTTCGGGAAAGACTTTGCACATAAGACCTGCAAGGGATGCCATGAACTGCGGGGTGCGGGACCGACCAAGTGCGGGTTGTGCCACAAGAAGTAGTATTCACCGATTCAGAGAGCAAATCAAAAGCCGGTTCCAATGGGAACCGGCTTTTTCGTTTCAGACGTCACTCGAAAGTTTCGGGCGCCTCATTCTCGCCCTTGAACCATTTATCGAACCAACTTCTGTGGTCTTTCGAGGCCAGAATTCTCAGGTCGTTGGGACCAAGCCAGACACCGCCACACCCGGGGCATTTGTCGAGCGGCACTCCTCTGAATGTCATGGCTTCAATCTCGTCTCCACATTTGGGACAACGATCCTTGCAGAGTTCACGGATGAGTTTTTCTTTCGTTTCTGCGCGCATCTGCTCGATCTTTTCCCGATCCTGCCTGAAGATATACTGATTCTCCAATGCCTTCTCGCGCTCTTGCCAGATGTTTTTCATGGTGTGGTCCCTCCCGCACGATAGCGCTTTCCCTTAGTAGCAGTATACCAGATCGCGTTCATCGCGCAGGACTCACCTCGGATTCAACGCCTGTGGCACCTAAACCATTCAGCAAGGGACGTCCATTCGTATCCATCGAAATCCATCAGCACTGCAGTCGGTATGAAGGTATCCAATTCCAGGAATAAATCTCCCGTGAGCTCCTGGGAGAATTGCCGGAACAACTGGACCTCACGGCGGAAGATCGACGACAATTCCCCCCGGAGTCGTCTGTCGTCAAGCGGATCTTCACTGACAAAATTATGGCTGCACCACTCGTCGTGGAGCACCTCTCCGGAAACGTCAACGAGTGGGATTCCGTGAAGCCGGCAGGTCATGGGTCGATACGGGTAGATGAGACAGTTTCCGTCAGACCCGATCAGGGGACAGGGCGTTTCATCATCATCCGGCATGAGAAGTTCCCAGTCATCCTCGGGGCGATAATTGAGGAGATACGGTTCCGTAAACTCAGGCCAGTGCTCTCGGAATCCATCGGAGCGTTTTCGGCACCGGTCGAGAACCTGCGACCTGGTACCTTCATCGAGCTGATTGAAGCCAGCCTTCAGGTACGCAGCGTCGAGAAGCGTAATGTCAAAGAGACCGCGGCAGCATTCGGAACATCCCTCACTGCAGCGGATTGATGTCCCTGCACTGCTGAGGCAATGGTGAAACCAGCGGTCCACCTCGGAAAGAAGAGCGCCGTATTCGGAAAGTATTCGATCCATAATGCCCCAAAAAAGAAGGCGGGAGAGCTTCCCCGCCTTTGCTATGCTGAATGTTTCGCTCCGCCGGAGACGTTACGCGAGAAGGTCTGCCTTGGTGAAGA contains:
- a CDS encoding TFIIB-type zinc ribbon-containing protein, with the translated sequence MKNIWQEREKALENQYIFRQDREKIEQMRAETKEKLIRELCKDRCPKCGDEIEAMTFRGVPLDKCPGCGGVWLGPNDLRILASKDHRSWFDKWFKGENEAPETFE
- a CDS encoding cytochrome c7 translates to MNRVIILLIASLWWASLAAGADTLVFPSKNGNVAFNHKKHNDMLRECRFCHDKSPGRIAGFGKDFAHKTCKGCHELRGAGPTKCGLCHKK
- the purN gene encoding phosphoribosylglycinamide formyltransferase, which produces MAEPLKIGVLASGNGSNLQAIIDQVETGVIQARIACVIANKSDAFALERAKRHGIPAFFLDHRAFAGREAYDAAVVETLRGYGVRLVVLAGFMRIITPVLLEAFPLSIMNIHPALLPAFPGLHAQRQALQYGAKISGCTVHFVDEGTDTGPIVIQAAVPVMGNDTEETLAARIQVEEHRIYPQAVRLFAEGRLQVVGRKVTITDVISTQS